In Ursus arctos isolate Adak ecotype North America unplaced genomic scaffold, UrsArc2.0 scaffold_2, whole genome shotgun sequence, the genomic stretch aagtcatcctacacccaaggtggggcttgaacttaaacaaccctgagatcaagaggctctactggctgagccagccaggcaccccctgaattTCTGATAAATCCCCAAATTGAATGTCTCATAACTTCCATTTTGTTCATCTCTGACACCTgggttaaaataaaatgtgacttctttgttgtttttctttctttctcaggaaaGTCATATCCCAAAGCTTATTACACCTGCAGAAAAGGGGAGGGATTTAGAGGCACGACTACTAGAAGCTTATGTTGTCCAGTGTCAGGCGGAAGCTCAAGAAGGTATCCTAAatattgtaagattttttttttaaaagaaatttctattagtatctaattttttttaaaaaatcagaattaactGGATTTGAGTCTTGCATTTGAGAACTTTATAGTGAGGAACAACTTCACCTTCAGCATTTGCCTTCATGGATAGTTAGCAGGAAAAGGCCTTGCAGTTTAATGGCTCTTTTAAGGAGGATTTTGATGTCCTGCCATTTCTGACAACATCAGATTAATTCTGTAactcctcttttccctctctaccttgctctttcttttttctcttccactgtTTGGCTTGCCTTTAAATCTTCACCTTTCAGTGgcaggaaataaatgaagactcCAGTAAAACCAGTAAAGAAACTTTAtagactttttgtttttctttattttaaattccagggccctggaagtgtttgttttcctctgacaTGCTGTTTTGTAGTAGTAATTTTTTGTGATTAGCTAGTAGTAATTGGCTAGTGATTTCAAGAAGCAGTATCAGAACCAGCAAGCTCAGTGTTTTTGGTTTATGTTGCATTTCTGTAACTTACTTTTCGTGTAAAATTCTTAACAAAGTATTAAAATTCCAAATAGATTGTTGGGCTGTCTTTTCTTATTGTAACTAATGCAAGTCAACTTAATTACACATTCACTTTCTTGTGCTTTGGTTATAGTAACAATTGCTCGAGCAATTGAACTGAAACACGCTCCTGGACTGATTGCAGCGCTGGCGTATGAAACTGCCAACTTCTATCAGAAAGCTGGTGAGTTTATAATTCTCTTGTGACAGTTTTAGTCTTTAGATTTTCAGGTTAAACTCTTGGCTTAATAGGGAACAAGCAAAACAACAAGATTCTAAGGTTGTTTCATCATTTGCAAAACTGGAATAATGTCTGCGTTGTTTTATTATCTTGTTTAAAAGAACGAGAACTGTTCAGTTAATATGCTACATAAGTTTTCATGGAAAGGACAGAGCAATCCTTCTTAACCAGTTATATGTAATAACCATACAGATGTTTTAGTTTTGAAGTTTTTGTGATCTTAATAATAACCTTATAGTTTCTGTCATTAAACTGAACTAACTAACCTGTAGTTTAACTGTTAGCAGGCATGAAGTTGGGACTAGAGCTCAGGTCTTCTCATGAGCCTATTATTCTTTTCATTCACTTACTTAGGAAACAAGGATTTGGTTCTATTTATGGGATGATTACAATTTTAGTTGCTAGCTATACAAAGATCTGTGCAACAGATTTACAGTCTGGGGAAGGTAAACACATAGGCACATGATTACAGCATAAAATAAGATGTCATTACAGCAGTGTAATAACCAAAGGATCTAGGCATGTTAGAGGAGATTGTCTAGGGGAAGGTAGCGTTTGAGCcttactttgaaatataaatagaagTTCCGAGTTTGCTAGGAAGCTTTACCATATGGGAAGAGTAGAACATTCTGTAGtacatacagagataagaaaGAGCTTCGCACATCCTGGGACCTTTAAACAGATGCCTTAGCTGAAACAGAGGATGAGTGACAGGAGAGAAGGTTAGGAAAGTATGCATGTGTGAGATCTGCATTAGTTTGTAGGCCTATCTAAGAAGTTTGATTTTTATTCGGTAGATCATGGCGACCCATTAAGAGATATGAAGCAAATCTGACTTGATTGGATTTGAATTTAAGAAAGGTCCCTCTAATTGCAAGATGAGAAATGTGTTAGGCAAGATTCAGTGCTGTGGTGATGGACCAATAAGGAGAGTGTCCGTGTTTCTGACTTGGGTGACCACACTATGCATTGCTATGTTATATAGTTTTAAGAGAACAGACAGTATAACAGTATGTAATTTGTATCTTCTTGAGGTTCTACTTTTATCATTATCTTAATCTTGTTACATTAACCATCAAAAGACATACCATGTATTTAAACAATCTTATTATGTAGTTAAAATACAGTGATGGGGAAATACTTTAAAGCAAAGTTTTTTTGGGAAGATATGTAAATGTTCGAGTTTTAGACTTGAATGGCATTCTGCTTTTAGCATCTGAACACATAATCTAAAAGTCTTCTAGTGAATCAGGGTgaaattatattttgctttttaaaatgtaactttagATCATACTTTATCCAGTTTGGAGCCTGCATATTCTGCTAAATGGAGAAAATATCTTCACTTGAAAATGTGTTTCTACACAGCTTATGTAAGTATTTATAACCTGAAAAACAATGTAAATTACTGTCTTTCCAGCCCCTTGAGTGCTAGGTCTGTCATCTTGTCAGACTCTTAACTAGCGTTTTATAGTAACAGACAGCTCTCAGTAAATGTTCATGGACAGTGCCGCCATTGTGAGCTGAAGCGGGTGGAAGGAGATGATGTAGAATTGTAgaactggggggcgcctgggtggcacagcggttaagcatctgccttcggctcagggcgtgatcccggcgttctgggatcgagccccacatcaggctcctccgctatgagcctgcttcttcctctcccactccccctgcttgtgttccctctcttgctggctgtctctatctctgttgaataaataaataaaatcttaaaaaaaaaaaaaaaagaattgtagacCTGGGTGATAGCGGTGGAATTACTGTTTGAGCGACACCCACTTTTAAGCGGGAATCTTCCACCTACTTAACCAGAATTCTCTCCTTTCATCTTGTATATTGAAGAAGGTATTTACTGATTCTAATCTTAAGGCTTACCACCCAATATGTCACCTGGATCTGCGCAGAACCATTAATATGCACTCTTTGAGAAGTTACTTATCAGTCGCTTACACCCACCAAACAAACTTACTTGTATTTTGGTTAGAATATCACGTGAGAGATAATCAAACACCTTTTTTGGATCCAGATGATATCTTATTTCTTATaccttaaaaatctgttttcaggCGTACAGTGTTGGACCATTTACAGTCCCTGCATTTGATAGAGACATTTGAAGAGTGGCATGTCCTACTACAGGCTGATAACATTTCTCTTGACAACTGTTTAGTCATTAGCCTTAgaatcctccctccctctccctctgctttagCACCGCAATTTCCCCTCCTTTATCTGCGGTGCCCAAACTGTAAAAACAGATTTCAttattcagaaatttttttttgctcctaGCCCATAGTTAGAAGGTTAATTTGGCTCAAAACTTGACATAATCCCACTTTTTATACTAACAGAGATTGGGGGAAGCTTATTCAAGTAAAGAAGTGTAAGGGGTTGCATTGATACTTTAGCAGTGGACAAAGGCGCTCATTCATCTGATGCATATGTAAAACAATGTTAGCAGAAAGCAGCATTTGCagagagaatgaataaaaatttgtttctttatcaGGCTTACTGTTATCACGGTCAGACTTTGTTGGCTAGTGATAAGTGTGGTGAAGCAATCAGGTCTCtccaagaagcagaaaaatgtaagTATTCCTGCCAGAATTTtaactccctttttaaaaacaaatgttttatcgTAAAAGGAAATAAGCAGTTAAAAGAGATTTTGGCTGAGTTCATGAAAGAGAATAGGACCGAGTGAGCGAATTGGACAGAGAAACAAAGTTTCAAAAGCCAAAAAATCTGGAGAAAATACCCCCTCTCCCCTTACACTGTTACTGGTATTGTTGTCATATTAGGTAAGGAGCCGAAAAGTTCCTGTTATCTCTGATTCAATGCCTTTTTAGTACAGTCAATAATTAATTATAATCAAATGATTTTATATCTCTTTCACATGCAGTTTATGCAAAGGCAGAAGCATTGTGCAAAGAATATGGAGAAACCAAAGGACCTGGACCAACGGTCAAACCTTCAGGACACTTATTCTTTAGGAAACTTGGAAATCTTGTGAAGAATACCCTAGAGAAATGTCAGAGAGAAAATGGATTTATGTGGGTACAGCTTGGTGTTATTTTAGTAACATTAATacagtatatgtatttataattataatgtttatttatattgTGTCCGTAATCTCACAGTTTCTTTTAGTCTCTACCCCCAAGATTTTATGTCAGATTGCATTTAAGTTTAActctaattttctctttaaattggTAATAATGTGCCCTTGTGTTGGACCTGACTTTATCCTGCATCTGATGATGATAtataaaagcagattttaaaactAAACGTAAGTTATTAACATATAGCTCACTTATAGTGTCTTAATTTTCCCTTAACTTTGCCTCCCTGCTGTTTCTTCCCCATATGTTATATAtagcttctctcctcccttcgCATATTCATCTCGCTCTGGTTGCACCTGCTTGTaaagcagggaaatggattttctGTCAATCCTGCCTAGTCCCGTCAAGCAGTTTTCCAGTGGTTAGTCAGCACCGTTCGAACTGTCGATCATCACCTGTGTAGGTCGGGAGAATCAGTTTTGTCCCCGCTTTTATCTCACGTTCTTCCCCTTATATTCTGCATCTGGTCACACTGAGCTCTTCTACTTGCTTAAACACGCCTAGTAGAACTTCCGTCACTTCTTTTGGGAAAGCGTTCCTgaaccacccccgccccccagcattGGGGTTAATTGCCCCTGTTTCGTGTTCTCACGGTTTACAGCATCTGTTACAGTTCGAGTACGATGCTTTGTTGTTGACAAGTTTTCCTGTTTTGTCTACTCATGCAAGCTACACGAGGCAGGAGAATCTGGTCTTATTCATGATTAAATTGTCTCTCTCCCGCACAGGGCCTTgaacatagtagacactcaagcCGTTGACGAGTGAATGAATTGCTGTTTAAATTGCTTTTTGCAGTTACTTTCAGAAAATTCCAACAGAAGCTCCCCAACTGGAACTCAAAGCAAATTATGGTCTCGTAGAGCCTGTACCTTTTGAATTTCCTCCTACAAGTGCGCACTGGACACCAGACACACTGGCCGCATTTGACCTCACGAAGAGACCCAAGGATGACAGTGTACGAGATTGGCTTTCTACCGTTCGTTCACAGAAGTTCAAAAGGAGAATTCAGAATGagcattttgctatttttctctaCTTAGTAGATCTGTACATTTGTCTGAACGTTAGATTAGCTGACTGCCGTGTTTGGTGTAATGTGTGTTGTTGAACTCCCTCAGAGATAGGATCTCTAGGCCTTCATTATCTTTTGATTTTCTATATAATCGAGGTTGTTTTCAAACACAGTTATCTTGCCTTTCTGTAGTTTATCGAGCCTCCTTGAAGAAGAGTGTGGGAGAAGAGGTCTCAAACGCATGGCTTGTCCATGTTTATATTGCTAGAGCaatacttttgtttttgctttagcaTACTGCAGGGTATTTGAAGATTTGATCTCATTTCAACATTCCATGAAGTCATCCAGGGGTAAAATAAGACcgcttttattcatttatatctaAGTACATCTAGGTGTACTAAATCAAATAGATTAAGTGGAAAATTTGAGGCTTGTTTGCCAAAAGAGTAGGGTTCTGAAAAAAAGGGAATGGGAATTAATTTGCAGCCATAGCTCTTTCCTTGAAATGTTTTTATGTAAtttcataatataattttttaaatatcatttcctcCCCATTCTAAAACCATTATTACTTAAAATGACTATCTTTTTATCCTGTTCAGCCTCTAAAATAATGCTGTAGGAGGTAGCCTGTTACTATCATGAGGTATTTTCACACTTAAGAGTTCCTCCTGCACGGATTCATCACTCAGTTTCTCCCTCCTCAGAAAGAGTAAGAGCACATTGGCTTGACGTTTCCCTACCCGGCTAGGGTCTCCTCTTCACTGGAATGTTGCTTTCTGGTTATGTCTTGAGTTGATACGTAACTTCTGGAACAGCTGTGTTAATCTCAGTATTGTGTAATGAATACAGCATCTCTTAAAAGTCTAAGGTGGAAAAGATCTAGTGTTTGTTTTCCAAATCTTGGTTTATGTGTTTAacactgtgtttcttttctccctaGACCAAACCCAAACCAGAAGAAGTGAAGCCTGTCAAAGAGCCAGATATCAAACCTCAGAAGGACACGGGCTGCTCCATCTCCTAACGCACACTGATCAGTGTGCGCTTTGAGTTTCTCCACCAGTAGATAAGACAAACCATGGAGCTTCCGCTCCTAGTTCTTGCAGTGTTTTCTCTGAAGCCTGTAGAATGATTTAGTACATTCGGAGGGAATCTGCCTTCAGTTTatttgttcttgatttttaatgTAGTAGAGATGTTTCATGCTTGTTTCCAGGCTCCTTTTTAATCAGGACAAcatgtaaaagattttattgtgtCTCTGAAGGGCATATTTGGTTGTTGGTTTTTGTCTCCGAACTCTGGGTAGTAATAAGTTTCTGGTTAATATATTATAGGCCCGAATCATGTGGTTTCAGGTCTGTTTTTCTATCTTCACATgcaaaaagtttattttcctttctcttatttgatGCCAGAAGAGTGACAAGAGTTGGTTTTTAACCGAGAGTTGTTTCCCCTTCAGCATTGTGTTGTCACACAGACTTGTTACGTTCGGAGTCTGTTATCTTTCTGGTAGAAAAGTCATTTATCGTTGAAGGTCAGAAAATCTTCATAACAAATCCCTTACATATGTAAgaagctataatttgttcaaaaatCAGTGTTTATAGGTATTTCGAGACCATTTAAGAATttactccaggggcgcctggctggctcagtgaggggagcacgtgactcttgatctcagggttctgagttcaagccccatgttggacatagagataactcaaataaataaataaatctttaaaaaaaaaggcacatacTCCTATTCTGGTAGCCCTGCACTTTATTTCAGTCTCAGTAAACCTAGTGATTTTCACAAGTACCTTTCCTAATGGGTTTTTTTAGTTAGAGGACAGGACTTTATAGCAGCTCTTAATGAACACCGAATGGAGATTTTTTTTGCAGAAGTGAGATATTGCATGATGTAAAGAAGAAACTTTAAACCTAAACGAGATAGGCTCTCCTGAATTACACTGGTAACTCAACATTTTGGCGACAGTAGTTATGGTAAAACGCCTTTGTTACCTGACTTCAGTGTGCATTGTTTCTATATGGTTTTCTAATACACACGTCCTATCCAGGTTGTATTGCTTTGGGCCAAAGGCCATAACAAAAACTTAAAGAGCAAGCATACGGTATACAAATAGCTTATAATATTTGAAACAGTTTAGCATATACACAAACCTGGGAAATAGTGGATGCATAATACTTTAACAAAAGTCACACATCTGTAGGTGTATCTTTTGATTATTCTTTGGGGTGTTAGCTAATTTTCCTATCGTTAAGTGACGGATTGGTTCACTTAGTATAGAAATAACAATAGTGTGTATTGGGAGTTTACTATGTGCAAGGCCCTCTGCTGAACGCTTAGATAAACCATTGATTCCACACAGCAATAAGTAAATCTGCATAAAGtgttaaaatagtaataaacatTTCATTGAGAAGAGTAAAtaggggcgcctagctggctcggTTGGCAGGACAtaacgactcttgatctcagcgtcgtgagttcgagccccatgttaggtgtagaggttactaaaagaaataaaaagaatgattatGCCTATCTGAATCAATATTGTGTTCAAACAAATGATTACATCATAGTTTTCACTCTTGAAAATACATAGAATCagtgagggtttttttaaaatatgtggaaaTGCTAATTACCCCTCACTGTATAACGTTTAATATTTGAAGCTGCAGATTCTAATAAGTGGAGTAATAActgaacatttaattttattttgctgtgtacagaaaaaatactttaattaaaTTTCATGTATTTCGTGTGCTACTGCAGAATCATTGGTTTGCTGTATGCCATTTACTGACAAAACTTGAAGCACTCCTTGATGCCAGCTTGTTGCTCTTGGCCTGTAGGACCTACTTATCTTGGGTACCAGTGCTTAACCTAGTTAACTAAATTTTCACATTGACATTTTGTGAATCATACTACCATATGTGGAATGAAAACATGTCATACGGTCAGTGCTTCTGGAAAATGCAGGAAATACTGGTATTTCTTTAAATCATTGATTGGCAACTTCGACATGAGCAAGTAATAAATATCGTGTTGACTCAGCATAAGTGACGCTTTGTGACTAGAATCCCCTGTTATTTATCATATTCTCTAAAATGGTGTTGGAAATTTTTGGAAGCTAACAGATGTAAAGCAGTTGCATGAAGGCTGTAGAGGGATGTAACTTTGTGTTAACTGTGCATACATTTCATAGTTTAAGCTAGATAATGACACTAACATACTCTGCTAAAAGTGCTGTTTGTATaatgaattatctttttatttatgaaaataaaagtaattttacttaACGATTTCattgggattttgtttttttgttttttaagattttatttatttgacggagagacagccagcgagagagggaacacaagcagggggagtgggagaggaagaagcaggcttccagcggaggagcctgatgcggggctcaatcccagaatgccgggatcacgccctgaaccgaaggcagacgcttaatgactaagccacccaggcgccccgggattttgatttttgacaaatatttttagatttttttttaaaccagtaaCCATTAACGCAACACAAAAACCCTAATTCTTCCCAGGAACGTTTTCCCATGACAGACACACATGCATCGGTTGCTTCACGCCACACGAGTTCATCAAAGATCCAACACTCCTTGACctttctggtttctatttatgTTTATTGGTGCTTACACCTCTGAAGCTCAAAGTAGGATTTCAGTTGGCCTGTGTCTGCCTCACTCATGTTATCCAGTGCGACGCAGTGGTGTGTTCTGTGGGAAACGGCTGGAGAGTCCTCTGTACTAAACTGTGCTTTGGAAACGAGGTGGCATTTTCAGTGCTATAGAAATGTACTGAGACATAAAACCCCATTCAAAAATCTTACTTTCCAGAGTGTGCTTTAGAAAATACCacatttttaatctcttaatgtgtgtataaaaataaatttgtaggcgtctgggtggctcagtcagttaagtgactgccatctgctcaggtcatgatcccaggggcctgggatcaggATAGatccccgcgtcaggctccctgctcagtggggagtccacttcctctctctctgctatccccccaccccccattgtgctctctctctcaaataaaatcttaaaaaaaaaacttgcaaagTCATTTGGGTTAGTATAATTTTGTGTCTAAAGACTTGATATTTGAGTCATTTGCttagattttacattttaattttatttttaaagattttctttattagagcacaagtggggggagaggagcagagggagagggagaagcagactctgcactgagccccaTGCCCAGTCTGATCCCAagacattgagatcatgacctgagccgaaggcagatgcttaaccgactgagccacccaggcaccccaacatcttcattttttttttttaattttatttatttattcgacagagatagaaacagccagcaagagagggatcacaagcaggggagagggagaggaaggagcaggctcccagtggaggagcccgatgtggggctcgatcccagagcaccgggatcacgccctgagccgagagcagacacttaacgactgcgccacacaggcgccccccaACATCTTCACTTTTAAACATGTTTTAGTAGTAAACTAAAGGGACTAAATTAAGGGGAGCCTACTCTGAAGTACTGAACAAGAGTCCACTTATCCAAAAGGCCAGAGCTATCACTTAAATGcaattcaatatatttaaaacctTCGATATGCTTGAGGTAGGTGTGAGTTCATACTGTCATTCAGAGTGCTCCCTAGAGAAAATGTTTGTTCAGCAGTAGATTGAGTTTtattctctaaaaaaattttttttaaagttttgctcgTTTATGTAATACCTACAcccacccaacatgggtcttgaactcatccggccaggtgccccttgggttTTTACTGTCTAGAACTTCTCAACTAGTTTCCCTCAAGCTACTAATCTCAGCCAACTCAGCCTCTCTGTTGGGCAGAGCGTAAGCTGGCTGGAGCTCCCAGGCTGGTCACCTCGAGGATTCCAGAGAATTTCCTACATCCTCTACCACGACATAGAAGAAGTTGAGAAATGCCCTCAGTAGTGTCTCTGTATCCACAGTGATTGGGTGCACAATTGTGCACGGTTCAATactgaaaataaagatacaaaaatcctGCCAGGTAATGTTCTGTCAGCAATTCTCACGGGGAACAGTGGTTGGTTGATAGACGTGTTCATCTTTGCTCAGCCACATAATTCCTCGCTCCACCCTGCCCTTTCCCCTCTAGGGTGAGTCACGGATTGGAGCCGGCCATTTTCCTCACATGAAATGGCGGGTAGATGCCGGTAGTGAATCCTGCTGTGTGAAGTGGGGCTTTGGCTGTCCAGGCCTGCGTTCAGCAGAGGCTCGATCTTCAGACCCCTCTGGGGAAGGGGGCACAGTGGAGGCTGGGAGTACCTGCCTTGGCTCTGTAAGCTCCTGGAGAGCATCTACCCCCACGGGGCTGCTCTGCTGTGTTTGAACCTGGTTCACCTGAAAACATGTCTCGATTAATGAAAACTGAAAGAACTCGGAAATTTTAGGTATGATGTCTTCCTGAGGTTAAATGCCGAGGTGTGGAACTAGTGTGTTATTTTGTTGGGACAGATTCCAATGCTGTGTGTTCCAGTGAAGGAGTTAATGAAATGATTAACGTGTAAAGGTAATGAGAAAAGTATTAAACAAAAGGCAGCTATTTTAGCATCAGGAATAAAGCCAATTACAAGtctgttctctcctttttttccactCTATTACATAATCCCTCCCCCCCTACACCTGTTCAAATGATCTAAACAGATggttcatttattaaacaaatactgAGTTCCAGCCTCGTCTCGGTGGGGGCGGGAGATAGAGCAGGAAGCACACAGGTAAAGCCCCTCCCACTCTGGCCAGAGGACAGGCTGCAGGAAGCGGAGAGGGAGACAAGTGAAATACAGAGTATGTTCAATGATGGTAAGGACTAAAGAGACCCAATAGCGAGGTAGACTGTTgagtggtggtggcagtggtgaggGGAACGGGAAGAGGCCTCCAGAGACAGAGTTGCTCAGAGTAGACCGTGTGTGTTAAAaccctgaaggaagtgagggaacaAAGTCCGGGGGAGGAAAGCCTAGTCCTGGAACTGCGGGCACAAGGTGCCAGCCTGGAATCTGTGTTCAGGGAATGACAGTGCAAAGGCCAGTGTGTGGAGGGGgaatgagtgaaggggagagcAGCACAAAATGAGATCAGACAAGTATTGGGGCCAGATCTACAGCCCTGCCGGCTATTGTAAAGACTTGGGCTTTTCTCCTAGGGGCCAAGCTAACCCcctggagggttttaagcagaggagtgactTCAAAAACCCTGGCTGCCTTTTGAGTATAAACAGTAGGGGGCCAGTTAGAAGCCACTACAACAATCCAGGTGAGCGATGATGGCCCAGACCAGTGTGGAGTGGTAGTACGAGGGTTCCAGAAATATCCCAGAGGATTTCCTGATGGACTTATGGGGTGGTGTGAGTAAATGAGAAGAAGCAAGAATGACTCCCAAGCTTCTGGTCTGAACTGGAAGTATAGAACTGCCATTAGTGAAACGGAAAGTCTCCCAGAGGAGGAGATAGGAGTGTGTGTCTAGGGGAGGTCTGTGCAGAAAGATAATGCACTGGAAGTGTGAGCAAAGCTTTAGGTATGTCAGGACTGAGAGGTCTATTAGACATCAAGAAGCGATGTTGGGTTGATGGGAGGATCTATGAATCTGAGATCCAAGGGAAATCTGACCTGGAGGTAACACTGTTGGTTATCAATTTGTGTTTAGATAGTACTTAAAGCCATTGGGCCAAATAAGATCATCAACGAATAGATGAAAACAGAAGAGATCCAATCACTGAGCTCCAAGGTGCTCCAATATTGAAAGGTTAGAGAGATTATATGGTCTGTTAACTATACACTTAGGCACAATCCTTGATAAACTGGATTTGGGGTttctaagaaacaaaaagtagaggTGCTCATAAGAATTAAATGGAGATAAAAAGCATGTCATAGGGAGTATTTGGCCTTCCGAAGCTCACTTGCAAAATATTCATGTC encodes the following:
- the BROX gene encoding BRO1 domain-containing protein BROX isoform X2, which translates into the protein MTHWFHRNPLKATAPVAFNYYGVAAGPAASKICSDLRASRARLLELFTDLSCNPEMMKNASDSYFSLLQGFINSSDESTQESKLRYIQNFKWTDTLQGQVPSAQQDAVFELISMGFNVALWYTKYASRLAGKENITEDEAKEVHRSLKIAAGIFKHLKESHIPKLITPAEKGRDLEARLLEAYVVQCQAEAQEVTIARAIELKHAPGLIAALAYETANFYQKADHTLSSLEPAYSAKWRKYLHLKMCFYTAYAYCYHGQTLLASDKCGEAIRSLQEAEKFYAKAEALCKEYGETKGPGPTVKPSGHLFFRKLGNLVKNTLEKCQRENGFIYFQKIPTEAPQLELKANYGLVEPVPFEFPPTSAHWTPDTLAAFDLTKRPKDDSTKPKPEEVKPVKEPDIKPQKDTGCSIS
- the BROX gene encoding BRO1 domain-containing protein BROX isoform X3, giving the protein MTHWFHRNPLKATAPVAFNYYGVAAGPAASKICSDLRASRARLLELFTDLSCNPEMMKNASDSYFSLLQGFINSSDESTQESKLRYIQNFKWTDTLQGQVPSAQQDAVFELISMGFNVALWYTKYASRLAGKENITEDEAKEVHRSLKIAAGIFKHLKESHIPKLITPAEKGRDLEARLLEAYVVQCQAEAQEVTIARAIELKHAPGLIAALAYETANFYQKADHTLSSLEPAYSAKWRKYLHLKMCFYTAYAYCYHGQTLLASDKCGEAIRSLQEAEKFYAKAEALCKEYGETKGPGPTVKPSGHLFFRKLGNLVKNTLEKCQRENGFIPNPNQKK
- the BROX gene encoding BRO1 domain-containing protein BROX isoform X1: MTHWFHRNPLKATAPVAFNYYGVAAGPAASKICSDLRASRARLLELFTDLSCNPEMMKNASDSYFSLLQGFINSSDESTQESKLRYIQNFKWTDTLQGQVPSAQQDAVFELISMGFNVALWYTKYASRLAGKENITEDEAKEVHRSLKIAAGIFKHLKESHIPKLITPAEKGRDLEARLLEAYVVQCQAEAQEVTIARAIELKHAPGLIAALAYETANFYQKADHTLSSLEPAYSAKWRKYLHLKMCFYTAYAYCYHGQTLLASDKCGEAIRSLQEAEKFYAKAEALCKEYGETKGPGPTVKPSGHLFFRKLGNLVKNTLEKCQRENGFIYFQKIPTEAPQLELKANYGLVEPVPFEFPPTSAHWTPDTLAAFDLTKRPKDDSVRDWLSTVRSQKFKRRIQNEHFAIFLYLVDLYICLNVRLADCRVWCNVCC